From the Streptomyces sp. NBC_01216 genome, the window CAGGCCCAGGTCGAGGAGGACCACTCCGTAGGAGGGACGGTCGCCGTGCGCGGCGGGCAGGACGGCCTGGAGCGCTTCCTCGCCGCTGCGGGCGTGGGTGACCGTGAACCCGTGCCTCGCCAGTACGGCGGACAGGGCCGCGGCGACATGATCGTCGTCCTCGACGAGCAGCAGTCTCATGACCCTCCTCCGTGACTGGGTGATCCGGTGATCCCCGGATGGCTGCCTGTGTACCAGCGGGGTACCAGGGCATGAACGCCGATCGGTGGTGTCGCAGTCAAGAGCGCCCCCGGCGCGCGCCGGTTTCCGTTACGGACCCGGTACTCCGAGGGCCGCCCGCTTCACCCAGTGTGTCCGTTCGCAGCCGGATCGTTATGCTCAATTTCCGCTCAGATGTGATGACGCTCGTCGTGACCCGTGCCTAGTGTCCTCCCCAACCGAGGAGGACGGAGCTAGAAGCCGATGAGCGGAGTGTCAGTGACCAAGGGCTCGGAAGACGCCATACCGGCGGCGGGCGACCTGGTCGTGCTGTCCGACGTGAACAAGCACTTCGGCGCGCTGCATGTGCTCCAGGACATCGACCTGACCATCGCCCGTGGCGAGGTCGTCGTCGTCATCGGGCCCTCGGGGTCCGGGAAGTCCACGTTGTGCCGCACCATCAACCGTCTGGAGACGATCGACTCCGGCACCATCACCATCGACGACCGCCCGCTGCCCCAGGAGGGCAGGGAACTGGCACGGCTGCGCGCCGATGTCGGCATGGTCTTCCAGTCCTTCAACCTCTTCGCGCACAAGACCGTGCTGGAGAACGTCATGCTGGGCCAGGTCAAGGTCCGCAGGACGGAGAAGAAGGCCGCCGAGGCCCGGGCGCGCACCCTGCTCGACCGGGTGGGTGTCGGCACCCAGGCGGACAAGTACCCCGCGCAGCTCTCGGGTGGACAGCAGCAACGCGTCGCCATCGCGAGGGCGTTGGCGATGGAGCCGAAGGTCATGCTCTTCGACGAGCCGACCTCGGCACTCGACCCCGAGATGATCAACGAGGTCCTCGAGGTCATGCAGCAGTTGGCGCGCGACGGGATGACGATGGTCGTGGTCACCCACGAGATGGGCTTCGCCCGCTCCGCAGCCAACCGGGTGGTGTTCATGGCCGACGGCAGGATCGTCGAACAGGCCACGCCCGACGAGTTCTTCAGCAACCCGCGCAGCGACCGGGCCAAGGACTTCCTGTCGAAGATCCTGCACCACTGACGGTGCCGTCCCGCACCTTTTCCCCGCCGATCGACAACCCACGACTCAAGGGATGTTCCGCATGAAGCTCCGCAAGACCGCGGCCGTGGCCGTCGCCGTACTCGCACTGACCGCGACCGCGTGCGGCGGCAAGGAGGGTTCCGCCGGCGACAAGCCCGCCGTGAACCCCGGCGACAAGAGCGCGCCCCAGCTCCCCACGTACACCGTCGCCACCGATGTGACCCTGGAGTCGTCGGTCTTCAAGGAGGCGCAGAAGCGCGGCAAGCTGATCATCGGTTCCAAGGCCGACCAGCCCTACCTCGGTTTCGAGGACCAGGCGACCAAGGAGCGGTCGGGCTTCGACATCGAGATCGCCAAGATGATCGCTGCCGAGCTCGGGTTCAGCGCGGACAAGATCGAGTGGAAGACCGTCGACTCCAAGCTCCGCGAGACGGCGATCTCCACCGGCCAGGTGGACTACTACGTCGGTACGTACACGATCAACGACAAGCGCAAGGCGCTCGTCGGCTTCGCCGGTCCGTACTACAAGGCCGGTGCCGACCTCCTGGTCCGCAAGGACGAGACCGCCATCACGGGCCCCGACACCCTCAAGGGCAAGAAGGTCTGCTCCATCACGGGCTCCACCCCGCTCCAGGAGATCAAGAAGCCGGAGTACGGCGCCGAGACCGTCGAGCTCGGCAAGTACTCGGACTGCGTGCAGCAACTCGTCACCAAGCAGGTCGACGCCGTCACCACCGACGACTCGATCCTCAAGGGCTACGCCGCCGCCAACGCCGGCAAGCTGAAGGTCGTCGGCAAGCCGTTCACCGACGAGCCGTACGGCATCGGTATGAACAAGGACGACAAGGCTCTGCGCGACAAGATCAACGACATCCTTGACGCGCGTGTCAAGGACGGCACGTACAAGAAGATCTACGAGGCCACCCTGGGCCTCTCGGGCTCGGCGTACACCGAGCCGCCGATGATCGACCGCTACTGATCCCGGGTGAGCCGAGCGCCCCGTGCCATGGCGCGGGGCGCCGCTCGACCTGCCCGCACGCCTTGCCCGTAAGCCTTGGCACGCCTCGCTCGTAGGCCGCCGACCGCCGACGCGGAGACCTCATGAACGTACTGCTCGACCATTTCCCAGAGTTCCGCGACGGCTTCATAGGAACCGTGTCGATCACCGCCGTCAGCTCGGTCATCGCGCTGCTCCTCGGCGTCGTCGTCGCCGGATTCCGGGTCTCGCCCGTGCCGCCGCTGCGCTGGTTCGGCACCCTCTGGGTGACGATGCTGCGCAACACGCCCCTGACGCTGCTCTTCCTCATCTCGTTCTTCGTGGTTCCGGAGATCCTCTTCCCCGGGATGAGCCCGTTCGTGCTCGCCTCGCTCGCGCTCGGCTTCTACACCTCGGCGTTCGTCTGCGAGGCCGTCCGGTCCGGCATCAGCACCGTGCCGCTCGGGCAGGCGGAGGCCGCCCGTTCGCTGGGCATGACCTTCTCGCAGACACTGCGGATGATCGTCCTGCCGCAGGCGACGCGGACCGTCCTGCCGCCGCTGAGCTCGATCTTCATCGCGCTCACCAAGAACTCGGCCATCGCCGGCGCCTTCAGCGTCACCGAACTCTTCGGCTGGCAGACGCTGATGAGCGAGGAGGGGTACGCCATCGCCCCGATCTTCGTCTGGGTGGCCGCCGCGTACCTGGTCATCACCTTCACCATCAGCGGGATCTTCCGTCTCCTTGAGCGCCGTATGGAGGTCGCCCGATGAGTGCCAGCGTTCTCTACGACTCGCCCGGTCCCAAGGCCCGGGTCCGCAACCGCGGCCTCGCCGTGCTGGGCACCGTCGCCATCGTCGCGCTGATCACCGTCAGCGTCGTCCGGCTGAACGAGAAGGGGCACCTCGCCCCCGAGATGTGGGACATCTTCAACTACGCGGGCATCCGGCAGAACATCGCCGACGCGGTGCTCGCCACCCTGAAGGCATTCGGCCTCGCCGCGGTCGGCTCGCTCGTCCTCGGCGTACTGCTGGCCGTGGCCCGGCTCTCCGACCACGCTCCGGTCCGCCTGCTGGCCACCGGCTTCATCGAGGTCTTCCGCTCCATCCCGCTGCTGATCACGATCTACGCCGTGTGGGTCGGATTCCTGACCGACTACTCGATGTGGGCACTGGCCCTGGGCCTGTCCATCTACAACGGCTGCGTCCAGGCCGAGGTGCTGCGCGCCGGCGTGAACGCGGTACCCAAGGGGCAGCGGGAGGCGGCGTACGCCCTGGGGATGAGCAAGACCCAGGTGATGACGACCGTCCTGATGCCGCAGGCGATCCGGGCGATGCTGCCGACGATCATCAGCCAGTTGGTGGTCACCCTCAAGGACACCTCGCTCGGCTTCGTGATCCTCTACCCCGAGCTGCTCCAGACGGCCCGCCTGATCGCGTCCAACACCCAGGTCAACGGCCAGTACCCGTACGTCTCCACCATCGTGGTCATCGGCACCATCTACATCGCGATGTGCCTGGCCCTCTCCTCGCTCGCCACCTGGATCGAGAAGCGGGGCCGCCGGGCGAAGACCGGGATCGCCGTCGCCGAGGCCGGGCCCACGACGCTCACCCCGGGCGGCGAGCAGGCCCTGCCGGTGCCGGGAGCGCCCGACGACGGCACGGCCGACGGGCCCGGCGGCAAGAAGATCTGACACCATGTGACATCATCCGGGGGCAGTGGCGGTCGCCGCTGCCCCTGTCACTTGACGCACGCACCCGCAGTGGGTTGCATACGTTCTGTGACCATGCACCGGGCTCGCGCCACACTTCGCTGTTGCCGCATGACCGAACGGCCTTCAGGAGCCACGCCGTGGACCCGGTGATCATTGTCGGCGCGGGGCCCGTGGGCCTCGCGCTCGCCCTTGCCCTGGCCGCCCAAGGCGTGCCCAGCGTCGTGCTCGACGAAGGCTCCGGCAAGGAGGAACCCCGCCCGGCCCGGTCCGTGGTGCTGCGCGAGGACATGGCGGCCTGGGCGGAACGCCTCGGCTGCGCCACCCTGCGTGACGAAGGGGTCCGCTGGGTCGGCTGGCGCTCACTGCGCCGCAAGCAGCAGACGAGGCGCCTCGAGCTGAGCCAGGTTCCGCACGGGGACGACGAGACGAGCCCGTCCGCCCCGCTGCACATCCCGCAGCACGCCCTCGCCCGCGGTCTGCGCGCCGCGATCGCCGGCCAGGGGCTCGTCCAGCTCGTCACGGAGGCCCGGCTCGACACGATCGAACAGGACGCGGACGGGATCACCGCACACACCCGGGGCCCCGGAGCGACCTGGTGGCGTGGCAGCCACCTCGTCGGCTGCGACGGCGCCCGCTCCACCGTGCGCAAGTTGCTCGGCGTCCGCTTCCCGGGACGCACGGCGGTGGAGCGACACGCGGTCGCCGCGGTGCGCACCGAACTCCCTTGGCCAGGGCAGGCCCTGTTGCACCGTCAGCCCCCGTGGCGGGGAAGCGACGAGATCGCGGCCCGTCCACTGCCCGACGGCGTCTGGCGGATCGACTGGCTGCTGCCGCCGCGCGGCGAGCTCGTCACCCCCGACGCGCTCGTCAGCCGCATCCGCGACACCCTGGCCGGCTGGTGCGAGGGCACGACACCTCCGTACGAACTGATCGACACCGGCGTCCACACGCTGCACCACCGGCTCGCCCGGCGCTGGCGGGTGGGCCGCGTCTTCCTGGCGGGCGACGCCGCGCACCTGCTCGGCGCGGTCGGCACCCAGGGGCTCGACGAGGGGCTGAGGGACGCGGACAACCTGGCCTGGAAACTCGCGTACGCCTGGCACCACGGGGGCTCCGAGACCCTGCTCGACAGCTACCAGAGCGAGCGGAGGACCGCCGTCGCCTCCCGGCTGCGGGCCGCCGACCAGTCGCTGCCCGTCCTGCGCGGCGGGGGCGGTCTGCGCACGTACATCCCCGGCGGCACCCGTGGCCACGACACCCTGCTCACCGAAGGCCACCTGGGGCGCGGGCCGTTGGGCGCACCCCCGGAGTACCCGCACTCCCCCCTCGCCGCCACGGACCCCGGCGTTCGGACACCTGTGGCCACCCGGCCGGGCGCGCCGGTCCGGGACGTCCCCGTCACGGCACCGGACGGCGCGACGGTACGGCTCCGGGACCGCCTCGGACGGGGCTTGTTCCTGGTGGTGCTGGTCGCGCCCGGAACCGGAGTGTGGGACCGACGGCACTGGAAGAGCGCGGGCCTGATGCCCCGGCTCGTCGAGACGGTGCGTGCGTTGCCGGCGCGGGCGGAGGTCCTGGTGACCGAGGCATACCCGGGCGCGGCGGCGCACGCGGTACTGCTGGTGCGTCCGGACGGTCACCTGGTCGCCGCCTTCTCCGGGGTCCGGCCCGAGGAGCTGTACGCGGCGACGGACGCTTCCCGGGGCGGCTCGACGCCCCGGGAAGCGGGGAAGGCCCCGGGTGACACGGCACCGCCGAAGAGCGAGGAGGTGCCGAGGCCGGCGTCCGAACCGGCCCCCTCCTCGACGGCCAACGGCACCGGGTGAGGGGCGAGGTGGTCCCCGGCAACGGGTGAGGGGCGGCCGGAGACGGCGGGCGGAGCCTCAGAGCCTGTCGGTCGAAGGCCACCCGACAGGCTCTCAGCCGCGCCGGCTGAGGTACGCCTCCAGCTCGGCGGCCCCGGCCAGCATCGCCCGCCCGCGGGCGGAGAGCCGCCCCCGCCAGTCCCGTAGTGCGGCCTCCAGCGGCGCCAGCCCTCCGGCGGTCCGCAC encodes:
- a CDS encoding amino acid ABC transporter ATP-binding protein — translated: MSGVSVTKGSEDAIPAAGDLVVLSDVNKHFGALHVLQDIDLTIARGEVVVVIGPSGSGKSTLCRTINRLETIDSGTITIDDRPLPQEGRELARLRADVGMVFQSFNLFAHKTVLENVMLGQVKVRRTEKKAAEARARTLLDRVGVGTQADKYPAQLSGGQQQRVAIARALAMEPKVMLFDEPTSALDPEMINEVLEVMQQLARDGMTMVVVTHEMGFARSAANRVVFMADGRIVEQATPDEFFSNPRSDRAKDFLSKILHH
- a CDS encoding glutamate ABC transporter substrate-binding protein, encoding MKLRKTAAVAVAVLALTATACGGKEGSAGDKPAVNPGDKSAPQLPTYTVATDVTLESSVFKEAQKRGKLIIGSKADQPYLGFEDQATKERSGFDIEIAKMIAAELGFSADKIEWKTVDSKLRETAISTGQVDYYVGTYTINDKRKALVGFAGPYYKAGADLLVRKDETAITGPDTLKGKKVCSITGSTPLQEIKKPEYGAETVELGKYSDCVQQLVTKQVDAVTTDDSILKGYAAANAGKLKVVGKPFTDEPYGIGMNKDDKALRDKINDILDARVKDGTYKKIYEATLGLSGSAYTEPPMIDRY
- a CDS encoding amino acid ABC transporter permease, with protein sequence MNVLLDHFPEFRDGFIGTVSITAVSSVIALLLGVVVAGFRVSPVPPLRWFGTLWVTMLRNTPLTLLFLISFFVVPEILFPGMSPFVLASLALGFYTSAFVCEAVRSGISTVPLGQAEAARSLGMTFSQTLRMIVLPQATRTVLPPLSSIFIALTKNSAIAGAFSVTELFGWQTLMSEEGYAIAPIFVWVAAAYLVITFTISGIFRLLERRMEVAR
- a CDS encoding amino acid ABC transporter permease, which encodes MSASVLYDSPGPKARVRNRGLAVLGTVAIVALITVSVVRLNEKGHLAPEMWDIFNYAGIRQNIADAVLATLKAFGLAAVGSLVLGVLLAVARLSDHAPVRLLATGFIEVFRSIPLLITIYAVWVGFLTDYSMWALALGLSIYNGCVQAEVLRAGVNAVPKGQREAAYALGMSKTQVMTTVLMPQAIRAMLPTIISQLVVTLKDTSLGFVILYPELLQTARLIASNTQVNGQYPYVSTIVVIGTIYIAMCLALSSLATWIEKRGRRAKTGIAVAEAGPTTLTPGGEQALPVPGAPDDGTADGPGGKKI
- a CDS encoding FAD-dependent monooxygenase yields the protein MDPVIIVGAGPVGLALALALAAQGVPSVVLDEGSGKEEPRPARSVVLREDMAAWAERLGCATLRDEGVRWVGWRSLRRKQQTRRLELSQVPHGDDETSPSAPLHIPQHALARGLRAAIAGQGLVQLVTEARLDTIEQDADGITAHTRGPGATWWRGSHLVGCDGARSTVRKLLGVRFPGRTAVERHAVAAVRTELPWPGQALLHRQPPWRGSDEIAARPLPDGVWRIDWLLPPRGELVTPDALVSRIRDTLAGWCEGTTPPYELIDTGVHTLHHRLARRWRVGRVFLAGDAAHLLGAVGTQGLDEGLRDADNLAWKLAYAWHHGGSETLLDSYQSERRTAVASRLRAADQSLPVLRGGGGLRTYIPGGTRGHDTLLTEGHLGRGPLGAPPEYPHSPLAATDPGVRTPVATRPGAPVRDVPVTAPDGATVRLRDRLGRGLFLVVLVAPGTGVWDRRHWKSAGLMPRLVETVRALPARAEVLVTEAYPGAAAHAVLLVRPDGHLVAAFSGVRPEELYAATDASRGGSTPREAGKAPGDTAPPKSEEVPRPASEPAPSSTANGTG